The DNA sequence GACATTGATGCCTCCGTCAAAGGAGAGGGAGAAACCGGATTTCTTGACGGATTCCCTGTATTCATTCCCGCTGTTTTCTTCTGCCGCCTGGATGGTGACGTTGTCGCCGCTGAGGGTGACATCCTGCTTGGCTGCGGCCTCGGAGCCCTGGATGGCTACGTCGTCTCCGGCTTTGATGACGAGGGTGTTGCCGGAGAGGCTGCTGCCGGCTACGGCGTCTAGTTTCTGGTGGTGATAGGTGTCGGTGGTGACGGTGGCTAGGCCGTCGGCGTCTTCGGT is a window from the Acetonema longum DSM 6540 genome containing:
- a CDS encoding hemagglutinin repeat-containing protein is translated as MKAGDDVAIQGSEAAAKQDVTLSGDNVTIQAAEENSGNEYRESVKKSGFSLSFDGGINV